A portion of the Deferrivibrio essentukiensis genome contains these proteins:
- a CDS encoding ABC transporter permease — MIYRLIVLIIKELIQFFRDKGLLLFVFYLFTGDLYIAARGIDLTLKNAKFYVIDEDMSYLSRELVSKFQKPTFEFMGYISGLKTAEKYMFEDKCVGIITIPKDFEKKILSKSENYVGIIVNGTESSSSYLFAGYAANIISKFSLEKSFHINIKKLPIVNLQQKVLYNQNMDSHIFMTITELFSVITLLILILPASAIIKEKENGNIEMLLVSPVKISEFMIAKVIAMNVIIVLGVIISTIFIIKGLLKIPFQGSFMLFTLLTILYVFTSSGISMFIASVANNMLQVSQITIMLLLPILYLSGSWAPVESMPYVFQKLTYLSPLKYYLEGSFSIILKGLNLNYVYKYFLGTFLLGVPVFAFGAYFLKRRI, encoded by the coding sequence ATGATATACAGATTGATTGTTTTAATAATCAAAGAGCTTATACAGTTTTTTCGTGACAAAGGGCTACTTTTATTTGTCTTCTATCTATTCACCGGTGACCTATATATTGCTGCAAGGGGGATAGACTTGACTCTAAAAAATGCCAAGTTTTATGTAATAGATGAAGATATGTCTTATCTATCAAGAGAGCTTGTCTCAAAATTTCAAAAACCTACATTTGAATTTATGGGCTATATATCCGGATTAAAAACAGCTGAAAAATATATGTTTGAGGATAAATGTGTAGGTATAATAACAATCCCGAAAGATTTTGAAAAAAAGATACTTTCAAAATCTGAAAACTATGTCGGTATTATAGTCAACGGCACAGAGTCATCCTCAAGCTATCTTTTTGCAGGATATGCCGCAAATATAATATCCAAGTTTTCCTTGGAAAAGTCTTTCCATATCAATATTAAAAAGTTGCCTATCGTAAATCTGCAGCAAAAGGTTTTATATAACCAAAATATGGATTCTCACATATTCATGACAATAACGGAACTTTTTAGCGTTATAACCCTTCTCATACTTATACTCCCTGCATCTGCGATAATAAAAGAAAAGGAAAACGGTAATATAGAAATGCTACTTGTTTCTCCCGTCAAAATCTCCGAATTTATGATAGCAAAGGTTATTGCGATGAATGTCATTATAGTGTTAGGTGTCATTATTTCCACAATATTTATTATTAAAGGTCTCTTAAAAATTCCTTTTCAAGGGAGTTTTATGCTCTTTACACTCCTTACAATACTATACGTATTTACTTCATCAGGGATTTCTATGTTTATAGCTTCCGTAGCCAACAACATGCTTCAGGTTTCTCAAATCACAATAATGCTGCTGCTGCCTATTCTTTACCTTTCCGGCTCATGGGCACCTGTTGAAAGTATGCCATACGTTTTTCAAAAATTAACATATTTGTCACCGTTAAAATATTACCTTGAAGGCTCTTTCAGTATTATATTAAAAGGGCTTAATCTTAATTATGTCTACAAATATTTTCTTGGCACATTCTTACTCGGCGTCCCTGTATTTGCTTTTGGAGCATATTTTCTAAAGAGAAGGATTTAA